From the candidate division WOR-3 bacterium genome, one window contains:
- the thiE gene encoding thiamine phosphate synthase: MNRIIDVNLNRFSEGLRVIEEICRFYLEDKNTLMLIRNLKSRLWEKLAPIRKDVIWFRKSEKDLGRQDRFDKTQRTSIYDVVSANIKRCQESARVLEEIFKIRNQKISRFFKQTRFVLYDLEKNLNQHFIVEFDPKLYVIIDTETTGRKYLSKITKALVLGKATMLQLRESKDTPTKIWLQDARTIKDNINKPWVKFIINDRIDIAQAVDADGVHLGADDMPIKQARGILPINKIIGMTVRNVQDAQKAERDGVNYLSAGSIFASRTKPSAPVIGLKRLKAITKSVKTPVIAIGGITPENTKKIFRVGAKGIAVVSSVFNGVDFNAHNFENAIKINLKRLLKEINYNF, from the coding sequence ATGAATAGAATAATTGATGTTAATCTTAATCGGTTTTCTGAAGGTTTAAGGGTAATCGAAGAAATTTGTCGTTTCTATTTAGAGGATAAGAATACTTTAATGCTGATAAGAAACCTGAAAAGTAGACTATGGGAAAAATTAGCTCCAATCAGAAAAGATGTTATCTGGTTTCGAAAGAGTGAAAAAGATTTAGGTCGGCAAGATAGGTTTGATAAGACTCAACGCACATCAATTTATGATGTCGTCAGTGCTAATATCAAACGGTGTCAAGAATCAGCAAGGGTGTTAGAAGAAATTTTTAAGATTCGGAATCAGAAGATATCAAGATTTTTTAAACAGACCCGATTTGTGCTTTATGATTTAGAAAAGAATTTGAATCAACATTTTATTGTCGAATTTGACCCGAAACTTTATGTCATTATTGATACGGAAACAACTGGTAGAAAATATCTGAGCAAAATAACAAAAGCACTTGTTTTAGGTAAAGCCACAATGCTCCAACTTCGCGAGAGCAAAGATACACCGACTAAAATTTGGTTGCAAGATGCGAGAACAATTAAAGATAATATTAATAAACCATGGGTGAAATTTATTATTAATGACCGAATTGATATTGCGCAAGCAGTAGATGCGGATGGTGTTCATCTAGGAGCAGATGATATGCCGATAAAACAAGCGCGCGGAATTCTACCGATTAATAAAATAATTGGTATGACTGTAAGAAATGTTCAAGATGCTCAAAAAGCAGAGCGAGATGGTGTCAATTACCTAAGTGCCGGCTCAATCTTTGCATCCCGTACTAAACCTTCGGCACCAGTAATCGGATTAAAGCGACTAAAAGCAATTACAAAATCAGTTAAGACTCCGGTTATTGCAATCGGTGGTATTACCCCAGAAAATACTAAGAAAATTTTTCGAGTTGGTGCCAAAGGTATTGCAGTAGTTTCAAGTGTGTTTAATGGAGTTGATTTTAATGCTCATAATTTTGAAAATGCCATAAAAATTAATCTAAAAAGATTATTAAAAGAAATTAATTATAACTTTTAA
- a CDS encoding guanine deaminase — protein MMRIFRARVINFLDANNFEDYPNGFLAIDNNGQIFNYGKWHKKIQYAYRNAKVLDYNKFIILPGFIDVHLHLPQLHLRGRYGDELLNWLNNYVIKSEIKVSTIKKIKKDIKSFYQEMLKNGTTTGLIFSSSSFTYTDWAFRIAYDCGIRAIIGKAMMDNKFSHLPVESTQKSLNESIKLFEKWNGIDKRLYYAFSPRFAPATTESLLRAIAKFCRDNNTYIHTHLAENLQELQLTRRLFPQYHSYTELYYQTGILGPKTIVAHAIHLKDSEYKLLSQTQTKVAHCPSSNFFLHSGRANTAKMEKYNITIGLGSDVGAGPSFSMFSVMRDAYYVRRISPHKAFYYATLGGAKVLSWDNRIGNFAQGKEGDFIVVNYPTDCNKKTKTEELLSQLIFCGDDRLIIETYVQGKRLYYQKF, from the coding sequence ATGATGAGAATTTTTCGCGCTCGGGTTATTAATTTTCTTGATGCCAATAATTTTGAAGACTATCCCAATGGATTTTTAGCAATTGATAATAATGGCCAAATATTCAACTATGGTAAATGGCACAAAAAAATTCAGTATGCTTATCGTAATGCTAAAGTTCTTGATTATAACAAATTTATTATCTTGCCAGGCTTTATTGATGTTCATCTTCATTTACCTCAACTCCATTTACGCGGTCGGTATGGCGATGAACTCTTAAATTGGTTAAATAATTATGTAATTAAAAGTGAAATTAAGGTATCAACGATAAAAAAAATTAAGAAAGATATAAAGTCTTTTTATCAAGAGATGCTTAAAAATGGGACCACGACCGGTCTAATTTTCTCGTCCAGTTCATTTACATATACTGATTGGGCTTTTCGAATTGCTTATGATTGCGGCATTCGAGCTATTATTGGTAAAGCAATGATGGATAATAAATTTTCCCACTTGCCAGTGGAATCAACCCAAAAATCACTAAATGAAAGTATCAAATTATTTGAAAAATGGAACGGCATTGATAAACGGCTTTATTATGCTTTTAGTCCTCGCTTTGCTCCCGCAACAACTGAATCATTATTAAGAGCAATTGCTAAATTCTGTCGAGATAATAATACTTACATCCATACGCATCTTGCGGAAAATCTTCAGGAGTTACAATTAACTCGCAGACTATTTCCTCAATACCACTCATATACTGAATTATATTACCAAACTGGCATCTTAGGACCAAAAACAATTGTTGCTCATGCAATTCATCTAAAAGATTCTGAATATAAACTGTTAAGTCAAACCCAGACTAAAGTTGCTCACTGCCCTTCATCAAATTTCTTTTTACATAGTGGTCGCGCTAATACCGCAAAAATGGAGAAATACAATATAACTATTGGTTTAGGAAGTGATGTTGGTGCAGGCCCATCATTTTCAATGTTTTCTGTGATGCGTGATGCCTATTATGTGAGAAGAATTTCTCCCCATAAAGCGTTTTACTACGCTACATTGGGAGGCGCCAAAGTCTTAAGTTGGGATAATCGCATTGGTAATTTTGCTCAAGGCAAAGAAGGTGATTTTATTGTTGTGAACTATCCAACAGATTGTAATAAAAAAACCAAAACTGAAGAACTATTATCTCAATTAATATTTTGCGGCGATGACCGATTAATTATCGAAACTTATGTTCAAGGCAAGAGGCTGTATTATCAAAAATTCTGA
- a CDS encoding DUF5668 domain-containing protein, translating to MIRKIIEALILISIGLWIWLSKLGVVSWRIVFKRDWPLVLVIIGVLIFVEVITKKRRQEK from the coding sequence ATGATAAGAAAAATTATAGAAGCATTAATCCTTATATCCATAGGACTTTGGATTTGGTTGTCAAAGTTGGGTGTGGTTTCTTGGCGGATTGTTTTTAAGCGAGATTGGCCTTTGGTCCTTGTTATTATTGGCGTTTTAATATTTGTTGAAGTTATTACGAAAAAAAGGAGACAAGAAAAATGA